One Oncorhynchus keta strain PuntledgeMale-10-30-2019 chromosome 22, Oket_V2, whole genome shotgun sequence DNA window includes the following coding sequences:
- the LOC118401548 gene encoding transmembrane gamma-carboxyglutamic acid protein 1-like, protein MGSVFLPSDLANTVLRRLRRDNGYLLEEIRQGNIQRECREEICTYEEAREAFENDDKTQRFWEEYVRESSGGQQLEGRVHSLYLILPLLLVLLISGVAITVWRCHSRKRSERNPALGHSHRDPTLSLVSMDRWGRDLHDHSELSVNSSPADPGSEVTPARGGRGDPPPSYDEAVGHTDVHIETEPPPQYEDIIDHGK, encoded by the exons ATGGGGAGTG TGTTCTTGCCGTCGGACCTCGCCAACACAGTGCTGAGGCGTTTGCGCAGGGACAATGGCTACCTGTTAGAGGAGATCCGTCAGGGCAACAtccagagagagtgcagagaggagatcTGCACCTACGAGGAAGCCAGGGAGGCCTTTGAGAACGATGACAAAACT CAACGGTTCTGGGAGGAGTATGTGCGGGAGAGCAGTGGCGGGCAGCAGTTGGAGGGCAGAGTCCACTCCCTCTACCTGATCCTCCCCTTGCTCCTGGTGCTCCTGATCTCCGGCGTGGCCATCACTGTGTGGCGCTGCCACTCCCGCAAGCGCTCGGAACGCAACCCCGCGCTGGGCCACTCCCACCGGGACCCCACCCTATCATTAGTCTCCATGGACCGGTGGGGGCGGGACCTCCACGACCACTCGGAGCTCAGCGTCAACAGTAGCCCCGCCGACCCGGGCTCGGAGGTCACGCCGGcgaggggaggcagaggagaccCGCCCCCGTCTTACGATGAGGCGGTCGGCCACACAGATGTGCACATAGAGACAGAGCCTCCTCCTCAGTATGAGGACATCATTGACCATGGGAAGTGA